Part of the Deltaproteobacteria bacterium genome, CCGCCGGGCGAGATTTCTCTAAATATTTGTCCAAAAAATTTAAAAAGCTGGCAATATCTGTTCTTATAGCAATCGGGCGCAAGTCCTGCCTTCAGACATATATGTTTTAAAAATGTCTCCTCATCCCATTTCTGTTCTACCGGCACCTGTGGAAGTAAGATGCCACTCCATTTGCCGCAGCGTATAAACAATCCATGTTCACCAATCTCAAATTGCAAAGAGTATTTCTGGTGTGGGTTGAGCATTTCTGGTTCAGAGAGAACGCTAATCTCTATTGTTGTGAGATTGAGTTCTCTTTCTTTTAAGTGGTCAAATCGCGGATCATTGAATGCGCTGGATATAGCAGCATCAATTATTGAGCTGATCAAAGGCCCTTCTCCTAATGGATAGCCTATACATCCTCTTAGGTTGTGGGAAGGATAACTTTCCAATGTTACGAATATTCCTCTCTGTTCATTAAAAATGGATGGATAGTTTTGAGGTTGAGTAAGATATTTGTGTTCTTTTAGATAATATTCTATGGATTCTCTTGCTAATTTTACAAGGAAAATACCTTCTTCTGCCGAAAGTTTTCTCATATCCCATCTCCTAAAACATTTCTGCATCTTTTACACAATTTATTTGCATCTACATCTGTATCATATTTCCAACAACGCTCACATTTTTTTCCTCGAGCATGAGCTACATATATTTTTAGTCCTCCTTCTTCCAAACAATACAAAGAAGAGGCAGGTTTTTCATTTAAAAATAGATGAGAAGCAATGGCAATATCTGCCAATTCATCTCTGTGTTTTTCCAATATTCCTCTGAATTTCCCATCATCTTCAATGTAGATGTCAACTTCGAGAGAATTGCCAATCTTCTTTTGTGAGCGAATCACCTCTATAGCTTTGTCTGTTTTAGTTTTGAGTTCTCTCAAAGCTGTCCATTCTTCTGTAATCCGGGTATTTAACCAATCATCGTTTAATTTGGGAAACCTTTCCAGATGCACACTTTGTTTCTTTTCTTTTAAGTTTGCAAAGGAATAAGCCTCTTCGGCGGTAAATGAGAGAATGGGTGCGATTAAAAATAAAAATGTGCGTAGTATTTCAAACATTGCCGTTTGCGCACTTCTTCTTTTGTTGCTATTCATGCTTTCACAATACAACCTGTCTTTTAGTATATCAAGGTAAAACGAACTTAACTCATTTGCACAAAAGGATGTAATCAACTGATATATTTTATGATACTCGTATGTTTCATAACTGTTTAGGATTTTTCTCTTTAAGCTTTCCAATTCTGTTAATATCCATTTGTCTATGTTTTCTAAGTCTTCATGCTTTAATTTATCCCTTTCGTCAAAATCGGACAGATTACCAAGAAGAAATCTCAGTGTATTTCTCATCTTACGGTAGTTGTCAATTAACCTCTTTAATATTTCAGGGGAGAGTTTAATGTCATTTCGATAGTCTGAAGCGCAAACCCACAACCGTATTATCTCTGCACCGGATTTGTCTATTATTTCCTGAGGAGAAATTACATTTCCCAACGATTTGGACATCTTTTTCCCTTCTGCATCTACTACAAAACCATGGGTGAGAACTGTGTTGTAAGGAGCTCTGCCTCTGGTGGCAACAGACTCCAGGAGCGAGGACTGAAACCATCCGCGATGTTGATCTGAACCCTCTAAATACATATCTGCTGGCCATTTTAATTCTTTCCTTTCTTCAAGCACAGCGGCATGACTCACGCCAGAATCAAACCACACATCCAAAATATCTGCTTCTTTCTCGAATTCTTTTCCCCCGCATCTTTCACATGTAAAATTCGATGGTAGAAAATCTTCTACCTTTTTTTCGAACCATATATCTGTTCCCTCTTTTTCCACATTTTCTGCTACTTTTTCTACAAACTCTCTACTAAATTGGATGGTGCCGCATTTTTTACATTTGATTAAAGTGATGGGGACGCCCCACGCTCTCTGCCTGGATATGCACCAATCGGGTCTTGTCTCCATCATAGCCTGCATTCTATTTTTCCCCCATTCCGGTATCCACTGAACTCTGTCTATTTCTTGTAAGGCTTTTTCTTTCAAGGGTTCTATAGGTATAAACCATTGTTCTGTAGCTCTAAAAATGACAGGCTTCTTACATCTCCAGCAATGAGGATAGGAATGGGTGATTTCTTCTTCTAAAACTAAGGTGTTCATCTCTTTTAATTTTTTTATAATAGCTTCATTAGCATCAAAAACGAACATATTGCTAAAATACTCTATATTAGAGGTAAATCTTCCCTCTTCATCTACAGGAGAATAAACAGGAAGATGATATTTTAATCCTATACTATAATCTTCTTCTCCGTGGCCTGTAGCAATGTGAACACAACCTGTTCCTTCATCTAAATTGACAAAGTTTCCATTAAGCACCCGACTAATACGACCATAAAAAGGATGTGCCAGTTCCATTCCTTCTATTTCCTTTCCCTTGATGGTGGAGATGATATTGTAATTTTTGATGGAGAATTTCTCCATCAGTTTTTCAACTAAACCCGTGGCTAAAAAGTAAACATTTCTTTTTCCAATATCTACAAAGCTATAATCTATATCAGGATGAACACATACCGCTAAATTTGCAGGTAAGGTCCAGGGGGTGGTAGTCCAGATAATTACACTGACTTTTTTCCCCAGGAATCTTTTGTCATTTTGTGACATGTTGGTGAGAAAAGGAAAGCGTACATAAACAGATGATGACCTGTCTTCTTCATATTCTACTTCTGCTATTGCTAATGCTGTTTTACAGGATGGACACCAGAAAACAGGTTTTTTCTTCTTGTAGATCGTGCCTTTCCCTACAAATTTAGCCAATTCCCTCAGTATGTTTGCTTCGTATTTATAATCCATAGTAAGGTAAGGTTTGTCCCACAGGCCAAATATACCCAACCTTTTGAATTCCTCTCTTTGAATGTCTACAAATTTTGCGGCAAACTCTCTACATGCCTTTCTCATTCTTTTTTTATCTGCTTTTCCTATTTCTTTTTCTACCTGATGTTCAATAGGAAGACCATGGCAATCCCAGCCAGGAACGAAAGGAGTGTTGTAGCCATTCATAAATTTTGCTTTTATCACAATGTCTTTTAATATTTTGTTCAATGCATGTCCAATATGAATATGACCATTAGCATAAGGAGGACCATCGTGAAGAATAAATGTACTTTTTCTTTTTTTACATTCTTCCAATATCTTTTCGTAGAGCCTTATCTTTTCCCATTTTTCTAATATTTTAGGTTCTTTCTCATTGAGATTTGCCTTCATTGAGAATTTTGTTTTGGGAAGGAGCAGTGTATCTTTATAGTTCATCTTACCTCCTCAGGCGAGCCGCGAATTTTTCCTCTATTCTTTGCACAACCTTGTTTATAATATACTGAACCTCATTATCGGTAAATGTCTTTTCATCATTTCTCAGGATGATGCGAAATCCCACACTCTTTTCTTTCCCTTTGGTGAATAGGTCAAAGATATATATTTTATCGATGTGTTTATCTATATCTTCTATTGTTTTTAGAATTTCACCTACCAGTATATTTTTATCCATGAATAATGAAATGTCTCTAATAATCAGCGGATACCTGGGTAAATGGCGAAAGAAGATGAGTTTTTTGCTTTTTTCTACTATTTCTGCAAGGTTTATTTCCCCTAAAATGATGGTGTTTTTTGTCTTCAATCTTGTTTTGTGAAGTATTTCAGGGTGAATCTCACCGAAATGACCTATTATTTTTTCCCTAAATATTACATCAGCTGCTTTCTGGGGATGGAAAAATGGATTTTGAGTTTGCCTGTATTCTACATCTGCACCTATTAGATAAAATACATTCTCAAAAAAACCCTTTATATCGTAAAAATCAAAATTCACCTCTTTTTCATGCCAGCAGGGTTCATACCTTCTACCAAACAGAGCTATACCCAGAGTGAGTGGTTCATAAGGTAGTTTCCCTTTTTCACCTTCTATAAAAATCTTTCCTATCTCAAACAAGGGAACTCTCAAAACAGATCGGGATACATTCAAAATTACATTATTTAGCAATCCCAATAGGAGGGTAGGGCGCATCACATTTTGTTCCAGGGAAAGCGGATTGTTTATTTTTACTACTTCATTTTCATTTTTTATCAGGTTATATTTTTCTAATTCTTCTATATTTACAAAGGAGTAATTTATTACCTCCGATAATCCGTTATTTAAAAATGTATCTTTTATTTTTTCGGATATAGTAGCTAATTTATTTTTCTTTTGAGGGATTAGGGGAGTGGAGGGAAGAATGGAAGGAATATTGTTATATCCGTAAATTCGAGCTACTTCTTCGGCGATGTCCTCGCACTGAAACAGGTCAAAGCGAAATGTGGGAACATGGACGAGAAATTGTTCTATTCTGTCTTCCAAGCCCATATGTAGATTTTTAATAATATTTCTTATCTTTTCATCTTCTATATCATATCCGATAATTTCTCTTATATCGTTATATGAGCATATTATTTCTTTTTCTGGAAAGCTTGCGGTTTTTACATCTACGAGTTCGTGAACAATATGTCCCTGAGCATATTTTTGTATGAGATAAGCGGCGTAGTTTACTGCCTCCATTGTTTCTTTGGGATCTACTCCTCTTTCAAAGCGGTGTGAGGCATCAGTGTGCATCATAAGTTTTCGAGCTGTCATCCTTACCGATACGGGGTTGAAGTGGGCACTTTCTATTAAGACATCTCTTGTTTTTTCAGTAACGCCTGTTTCTTCTCCTCCCATAATCCCTGCGATAGCTATGGGTTTTACCTTGTCTGCGATAACGAGCATATTTTCAGAGAGCGTTCTTTCTTTTTCATCTAGTGTGATGATATTTTCTCCATCCTTAGCATTTCTCACGATAATTTCACTGCCTTTCAATTTTTCTACATCAAATGCATGCAAAGGCTGTCCTAAAGCGAGCATAACATAATTTGTAATATCCACAATGTTGTTGATAGGCCTTATCCCGCATTTAAGGAGTCTGAAACGAATGAGAAATGGAGATTCTTTTATGTTTACATTTTTTAGTAGTCGAGCAGAATAACGGGGACAATCTTTGGTATTTTCTACCGTTACTTTTATCTTTTGTTCAAATTTTTCTTCTTCTAAATTATATTCTAATTTTTTTAATGGTTTATTAAAGATAGCAGAAGCATCTCTGGCAATACCCAACATGGAAAAGCAATCACCGCGATTGGGGGTAATATCAAAAGTTATTAGACAGTCATTAAATTCTTTTATATCTTTCAGGTATGTGCCGTTTTCTACTTCTTTTTCCAGCTTTATCAATTCTTCATTTTCCATTCCGAGGTCTTGAGTTGAACATATAACACCATAAGACACTTGACTGCCAAATGTCATTTTTTGTACTTTCTTTTTTCCTACCTTGCCTCCTGCCTCTACCACCGGTATCTTGTCTCCTATGTTCAGTGAAAGATTGGTTGCAATTTCTATATCTTTATCTTTTATATCTACTGTTACCCAGTTAATGTTTCCTTTTTTTATATCTTTTATTTCTCCTGCTCGAGCCGATCCCAGCA contains:
- a CDS encoding TIGR00296 family protein, which produces MRKLSAEEGIFLVKLARESIEYYLKEHKYLTQPQNYPSIFNEQRGIFVTLESYPSHNLRGCIGYPLGEGPLISSIIDAAISSAFNDPRFDHLKERELNLTTIEISVLSEPEMLNPHQKYSLQFEIGEHGLFIRCGKWSGILLPQVPVEQKWDEETFLKHICLKAGLAPDCYKNRYCQLFKFFGQIFREISPGGEIEERDIKKEVKT
- a CDS encoding phenylalanine--tRNA ligase subunit beta, which codes for MIISLNWLSEFVEIPCNAREFAYKLTMGGLEAESIICLNEMLGSARAGEIKDIKKGNINWVTVDIKDKDIEIATNLSLNIGDKIPVVEAGGKVGKKKVQKMTFGSQVSYGVICSTQDLGMENEELIKLEKEVENGTYLKDIKEFNDCLITFDITPNRGDCFSMLGIARDASAIFNKPLKKLEYNLEEEKFEQKIKVTVENTKDCPRYSARLLKNVNIKESPFLIRFRLLKCGIRPINNIVDITNYVMLALGQPLHAFDVEKLKGSEIIVRNAKDGENIITLDEKERTLSENMLVIADKVKPIAIAGIMGGEETGVTEKTRDVLIESAHFNPVSVRMTARKLMMHTDASHRFERGVDPKETMEAVNYAAYLIQKYAQGHIVHELVDVKTASFPEKEIICSYNDIREIIGYDIEDEKIRNIIKNLHMGLEDRIEQFLVHVPTFRFDLFQCEDIAEEVARIYGYNNIPSILPSTPLIPQKKNKLATISEKIKDTFLNNGLSEVINYSFVNIEELEKYNLIKNENEVVKINNPLSLEQNVMRPTLLLGLLNNVILNVSRSVLRVPLFEIGKIFIEGEKGKLPYEPLTLGIALFGRRYEPCWHEKEVNFDFYDIKGFFENVFYLIGADVEYRQTQNPFFHPQKAADVIFREKIIGHFGEIHPEILHKTRLKTKNTIILGEINLAEIVEKSKKLIFFRHLPRYPLIIRDISLFMDKNILVGEILKTIEDIDKHIDKIYIFDLFTKGKEKSVGFRIILRNDEKTFTDNEVQYIINKVVQRIEEKFAARLRR
- the ileS gene encoding isoleucine--tRNA ligase encodes the protein MNYKDTLLLPKTKFSMKANLNEKEPKILEKWEKIRLYEKILEECKKRKSTFILHDGPPYANGHIHIGHALNKILKDIVIKAKFMNGYNTPFVPGWDCHGLPIEHQVEKEIGKADKKRMRKACREFAAKFVDIQREEFKRLGIFGLWDKPYLTMDYKYEANILRELAKFVGKGTIYKKKKPVFWCPSCKTALAIAEVEYEEDRSSSVYVRFPFLTNMSQNDKRFLGKKVSVIIWTTTPWTLPANLAVCVHPDIDYSFVDIGKRNVYFLATGLVEKLMEKFSIKNYNIISTIKGKEIEGMELAHPFYGRISRVLNGNFVNLDEGTGCVHIATGHGEEDYSIGLKYHLPVYSPVDEEGRFTSNIEYFSNMFVFDANEAIIKKLKEMNTLVLEEEITHSYPHCWRCKKPVIFRATEQWFIPIEPLKEKALQEIDRVQWIPEWGKNRMQAMMETRPDWCISRQRAWGVPITLIKCKKCGTIQFSREFVEKVAENVEKEGTDIWFEKKVEDFLPSNFTCERCGGKEFEKEADILDVWFDSGVSHAAVLEERKELKWPADMYLEGSDQHRGWFQSSLLESVATRGRAPYNTVLTHGFVVDAEGKKMSKSLGNVISPQEIIDKSGAEIIRLWVCASDYRNDIKLSPEILKRLIDNYRKMRNTLRFLLGNLSDFDERDKLKHEDLENIDKWILTELESLKRKILNSYETYEYHKIYQLITSFCANELSSFYLDILKDRLYCESMNSNKRRSAQTAMFEILRTFLFLIAPILSFTAEEAYSFANLKEKKQSVHLERFPKLNDDWLNTRITEEWTALRELKTKTDKAIEVIRSQKKIGNSLEVDIYIEDDGKFRGILEKHRDELADIAIASHLFLNEKPASSLYCLEEGGLKIYVAHARGKKCERCWKYDTDVDANKLCKRCRNVLGDGI